From the genome of Malus sylvestris chromosome 13, drMalSylv7.2, whole genome shotgun sequence:
GTGCCCAACTGCCGGACCGTTTTCGGATTCCCGCGATTTTACGTTATGCCGTCGTATATGGGTAAAATGTGTAATATTAGCATTGAGAATTTGTGTCATGTTCTGCAATATTTGTTATGATGGGTCTTCATCGGTAGGAAAGTATTGTCTTAGGTTTGAAGAACCTTTTTATTTGTTGGTGAATATAtcgttatatattttttttatatttaatattttgttggtTGCAAGAACATTCGAGATCTCCTTAATTCATCACTTAATATTGAGCTTCTGATTTGTAAACAATTTAAACTTGTGAATCAAAATTAGAGAAATGCCAAGGTGGCTCCTTTCTATGGACTTCCTGCCACTTTACATTTTAACATTAATTTTCATGTTAACGTTAGAAAACATTGTGCTAAAATCATGAGATGACAATCTCCTACGGTTTGTCTTAAAATTATATTCAATTTGAGGTCCCATATACATACCACCTATTACAAGGAAAAATCTTGGTTGAAATCCGGGAGAGATACTCGTTTTGTCACTAATTTATCACGCGACAATTTTTTATTGAATGAGTGATTCACTTTTTGAACATGTGGCAAGCATCGATCCGCCAAATGATGTGTTACTCGGTCTAAATTGATTGCAAAAGAGAATATAATAGAATCTCTCATTTCCTGCATTAATGCAAACTAATTAGTTACATGATGAGAGAAGTACGAGTCTAAGTTACACAGTAGAATCTCTCGCCTCTTTGATGCGTCTTCAAAGAGTAATGAAGCTGCCAACCCACGTGACAATGGAGTTTGGTGGGTAACTTCAGCAGAATGTGAGTGAATGGTATTCGACTATTCGAGAGGTCCAAACTGACGATACTGTAGGCGGTGGACGGTGGAGTTGTGAGAGGATGAAAGACCTACAACCCTGGGGGTTGAGGCACTGTAAACAGTTAACCTACGACCGATGGTTCGCACCTGGTGCCCCATCCCCCATCCCCCACCAACCACCAAATAATAATTGAAATCTTGGTTTTGCTGCATTGCAATCAGTTTGGTTTGGTGCGTTGTGCATGCGACAtggcctataaatacaaccaTAGAACTACAAGGATGTTAAATTCACCCAAACCTAGCGTTATTCCATGGATCATCTTCACGACATAGAAGTGgcagaaggagaaggagaacataTGAGAAGTATGCAGGTATTTCATAAactacatatatatagggacAGATCCGTGACATCATTGTTTTTTTCATAACTTTTGACACACGTTTTTGTGAAGCCCACtccgtaatgtattttaacgatTTGAATTGGCTATCTTTTAGATTTTCCCTCaaagatcatctctacaaaaaatCACCTAAATTTGAAATAGTTACCAAACGGGTCCACTCCGTAATATATTTCATGtcatgcaacttttttttttcttcactttttttaaaaattaaaaactataaattgaaatagttatcaaacagACCCTTAAATACGCATGATGAGTAAATTACCATTTCCAGTACTTCTCGGTGTGGGATAACACTCGCAAAGTATTGTAGTTTTGGTAACTTTCAGATTAAAGAATATATGATGATCGATCTAGCAATATCCAGTTAAATTTTATGCAGGTTGGAGGAGCTAGGGCATGGGAACATCGAATTACACAGTGCAATATGATCTGCGTTGTTCCTTTTAAGTTCTACAATATTCAACTcattaacatttgtttttgcagcAAACGACTCGGCAGTAAATTCATATGGAGCACTCATTTGAGCAAGAATGCACAACTGATATTAATAGGCGAAGGTTCCCATCTGCAGCCCCGCGAAGAAACCTCAACCACGAAGTTTCACGAGGGGCGGCGGAGGCGTATTTTGGCCTTCAACTGTCAGTAGGCTAGCCGTGACTATGAGGAGGATATGTgagtgtatatgtatatgcatgatTTTGTTTTGATGGTTATCATAAACTCACGTTAACAAATGTTTGCTAAACTTGGCCAGCGCGGCACCAACCCGCCGCATCAACCACCACACCATAATCCCTACTCTCTTTTGTCCAACTCAGTGATTGCTAATAATAAGGATTTAAAAGAGCATTTCATATCAAGAAGATCAAGATAAAGTCCGATGATGTTAATCTTGTTATGGAGGCCATTGTTGATCCTTGGCCATGCTTCACGCAAAGAAGAAACATATTTAGTCCTGAGTTAATTATGGTGTATGGATGTCCATTCCAATCTAATCAAAGCTTTTTGCGACAAACAATTGAAACCATATGGTTGTGTGATTGATTTTTCGGCATTACCCTAAACCCATTTTCCATTGGGATCAAATTTggttttggagaaatttttatggGTGCCTATAACTCACATGTTATAATTTGAGCAGAATAGTAACGTCACGTGATTGTGTTCTAGATGCACTAAAAAATTACTCATAAATTTAATATCCTGACATTACTCTAAAATATAGTTTATATCTCTCCCACACACATAAATTTACCATCTTACCACCTCTTTTCTTCGATGCTTCACAAAACTCCCAAGTTCCTATCTTTCAATATAATCCATCTCTGAAATGCAAACCAGGGTAGGCAAAACACCCCTAGAGTACAAGCACTActactcctcctcctcctcttcataGGGTTGCAAAATAGGTGGTGGCGATTAGCGCCACATGGCAGCGCCAATCGCCAATAAGCATCGGAGGCTGCACAAGCTCAGCAGAGACCGAGGTTGCTTCACCATATGGTACTTCCCCGAACTGGTCCTCGCCTCTCTCCCAAAAAATGATTGTAGTAAAATTTTACCTTTAACAATCAAAGGCTCAATCGAATTTTACTGATTCAAGTGATGGTGATCAACAGAAAGTGATTCGAACAAAGAACTTCGTGTGTACGGAGCGTCGGGAATTAGCATTACAAAGTCTCGTGGCCGCATTATGGGCTGTATTGGCACCCGCACTATCACCCACCATGAAGATTCTGGAAAAGTTGCATTTCCTTGACCACCATGCATTATTAATtgtatcttttttgtttttttaggcAAGATCAAGCTTACCAATTTTTGTCCTTTTGTGCTTCTGTCCAATTTGTAGCAAAAATGTTGCTAAACATGAACAAATATTTGACCATCCAAATACAAGCACGTACCATAGCAAATCGATGCTCTTAATTGATCTTTACCTTCGTTTACGTTAAAAATTCTATGAATATGGCCGAATTCTATGGataattgattttatttttcatgtaaaaGTGACTGTCTGCACTAAATTAATCTAAACTAcgaaaaaagaaatttgaaataaaataattaattaattaaagcccCTAAACTTGCTAATTAAAGATAGTTAATTGTCATTAGTCATCCACATTATCTATCGTGAACAGTGCAGACGAATTTAATAAGCATAACGAATTGACATGTTCTTAACTTACGTGCATGACATATTCTTGAATTTGGATTCATTTGCAGGCAGATAATGTGCAAATCAGCATTTCTGCATCTATATCCATTTTTGACCACAAACGAAGTATTTAGTGTTCTTCGATCTCTCCCAAACTTTATGTATAAATCCCGAACTCTTCCCTTCAACAACCCAACTCGCCATTTCCTGATCAGACATACCAAAACAGAAAAAGCACTTTTGATTTCAGTACTATTGATCAATAATTCAACATGGAAATGCTCACAAACGCTAATCTTGCATTCGAGGATGAAAGTGCTTATGTCGACGACGATGATGTCTTTTTTGCCGAGATTAGAAGCCAGATTTTGGCCTTGACATCTGACAATGAAGAATTTCCGGACTCGAAAAGCGCAAAATATGACTCATTTAGTAGGAGTGTCACCAAACGTCCAGCAGGTCACATTATTTCATCATCACTTGGATATATAAGCTGGTTGGGAAATAAGAACAGTAGTAATTATGCAGTACCAGCTTCCCTTGCAAAGTTGTGGGAAAACAGCAATGTTACTGGGACTGGAGTTTTTATCCCACAAGCTGTAAAATCCAGAAGAGATTGCAGGCCAAGTAAATCACTCTAATCCTTTCTTAATTACGATTACTCTTTCCGCATAGAAAAAGAAggattttattcaattttaatttatcaGTGACTAATTTTTGTCTGGTGTCCGGCAGGAAGGATGAACAACGACAGGAGAAGAACTTACAAGCGAGTGGAGAACATGAACAAGCAGTCATGAGCACAAGTTTGCCAACCTCAAATAATGTCACGCCCCAGAGTGtttcaaaacaaaacagattacCGACGGGCGAAAATTTTGCAGTATAAACACTGCAAGCATCATGTGCCATAACGGAACTCGGGAAGATTTAATTATATACCATTTTCAGGATGTATTAGTTACAATTACTCTAAAATACTACCTAATTGTAacccaatttatttatttggtcGTATCAAATAACAAAACACAAAGGAATATGCCATATTTCGCCGTTTTGATTAGGGTAgtgattttttcttttcgtgCAATCCTCTTTGTTTTCTTGCCTtcgaattgaataaatcaaaacaaaatcaaaagggCCAAAAGAGAAAACGAAAGTTCGGAAATCAGCACACttttttaagggaactttaacaaaatgcttccgatactgttcactttaatgaaaaaccacatttttacactaaaaatatcaattctagtactattcactttaccctttattttgtctttatcgttaaaactcaaaattttcaaatcatttgcATTAATTTTCCTCTTTTTTACTATTAGGCGAGATTTTTGTAAAAGCCAAGGAATGGAACAAGTAGCCCCTTCCTACAATTCAGGTTCTCCAAAAATGATTCCAGTCCCCACAGACTATCTGATGCGATTAGTATAGAACATAATGCTAAAATGAGTATACATCCATCCATTTATGCTAAAGAGGACATATTCTTTTACCTTAATTACATGCTAGGTAATCACCAGtcgacctttcctaatcctcgACGTTTCGAAAAGCatcataaggaaaaaaaaaagggggtcCGAAAAGCCCGAATCTGCAATTTTGATGGTTAACCATCTTCATGGTCTCAGCACTAGAGCTGGTTTACTAATAAGGGGGGAAATACCTAACTTTTTTTGTAGGTCCTAAGGTGGGGCGGTCGAGCTGATAGTGAACAACATTAGTCCCTAGGACGCGCTTGCCATAAAGAACTGAGTGCTCGGAGACGAGAGAAGTAGTCACTGATGACAAGAAGGGCACGAGCTGCTTGGCGAGTGGTCAGAATCCGATGCAATTGTTGCAGAGTTTGCTGTCTCAAAAGGTCAGCCTAACAAGTAAAAAAGGTGTGCAAGTTAGTTTTTGTATATCAAATGTATGTGCATAAAGATATGATAAGCGCGCTTGGTTACCTGGTGAAGGAAATTCTCAAGTGTGGCCAGCTTTCCCATAGCAATTGCCATTTGGCCCATGTAGTCCGCGACATTATCAGAACCAGTGGGGCAATGAATCGGCGAGGAAAGTGTTTCCACAAGAGATTGTTGCAAAGCTTCCATCCCTTGTGACAAGGCATCTTCAGCCTGTTGGGAGGATTGCTGCAGATTGCATATTCCCATCAACTGCTGATCTGTTAAAGGTTCGAGGTGGTTCCCAAGTATCTGAATATCCAATGATAAAAACACGATTAAAGATAGGCCTACGGTGAAGTATATAcaacttaaaaaacaaaataaaaaagaagatcaCCTTGAGAAGTTCAGACGAGCGGAATCCACCCAACCACATAAAACACCTTTCAGCGGGTGTCTTCCACATTCCAGAGAGCATGTGAAACACATCAATCTTTGCAGCAATGCTCTTCAACCTGAATATCTCATCATAATGTGTCATTACGCTGTCTACAAGAATCCGCAATTCATTATCTCCCATATGGGAATTCACAGCTGATCGCATATCATGTATCAGCCGCTGATGTTCTTCAAGCCAGCGTGCATACTCCAAGTTGAATGTTAAGGCCCCTGACAAGTACAATCAGTTATCAGAAACCATTGGATCAGGACATGCTTATCCAAATATCATATCACATATTCTCTACAAGTTACTCCGAACTGCAAACGATTGTTCATTGAATGCAGGAAACAAGAAATTGGAAAACCTTTACAGCATTTTATGCTTCGTTTTCTTTAAttatcaaaactaactaaaatCTTCATGGATCCAACTGAAATAACTTACCATTTCCTGCCACTGAATGACCATGATCCCCTGGAAGTCCATCTGCAATAAATATACCCTGCATTGAAACACCACCAGAAGAAATGAATAATTACATatatgcatacacacacacattaccGATGAAAAATACAAAGTCGTTCACCTGCTGGCGGGCTCGCTGAAGCTCTTGCTCTAGCTGCGAAAGCCTAAGTCGACTATTTTCCAGCTGCTGGACATATGCCTATgtatccaaaaccaaaacctatAAATGATCCAAATATGTTCCATTCATTAACTTAAGACAATGTAACATTTTCATTCAACAGTTCAAGGTTGAAGAGGCTCGGTAAATTTGTGGGGAACATCAATTAACTAGAAGGGCATCAAAAGGTAAGAAAAGTAGAGGAAGGGAGCAGAAAGTAAATGGTTAAAAGGGTAAAATCCCACCAAAAGAGAAGTGAAAAAGGAGAGGgaggctaaaaaaaaaaagcctttgCTATTAAAGAGAATGAGAAGGCTGAGAAGCATTTAAGGCTAACCTAATTTTTATAGACCTGGCAGTGAATCTTCAGGTTTGATACCAAGATTTTGTCTCAACATAGCTAAAAGATTTAGACGCTGGGTTACAGACCTACACCCCGGTAAACCAGTGTGTCACGCCAAACGAATAACACGATCCCATGTGTTTTAATGCTCTCACGTGACGTTACGTAATTAGTGTAAGATGTCACGGCCTAACAAGGTGTAGGGAAGCCTCTCTCGatgattaaaaagaaaaaagacatTCAAATACGTGCCGATGGAAGGTAAAGATGTATACTTTCTTCCTTAGTCGACTCTTCCTTGCTGCTTCTCTGTTCTGGGCCAGCCTACGTAGTGTCTGTAGATAAGTTAGCTTAATGGGATTAGCATTTAAGATCGAAAATTACTttctaattaataaaatcactTTGATCAATAATCCAAATATCCTAACCTTTTGGTCCCCAGTAGTTCTTTCCTTTGCCTGCTCTGTGGAATCCACTACCATTAGTGCTCCATGCTGCACTCCATGAAGCTAAAACAAAATCGTATCTCACATTAATCCACTGACACTAAAAAATTAGAAAGCTAAATAAAGTTTACAGTAAAATATGCAGATTTAAAGCAAATCAACTTAAGATATGGGCCAAGTTATTAAGGTACTAATTGAATTGAAAACATTCTGGAAGCTATCTTTTTAACTGACAAAGCGATATTCTAAATTACTATAATTTACGGGAGGGAGATTCGAACTATAATGCAAAGGAGGTGAGGCGTGGGCACAGTTCTAGCCAACTGACCGAACAAACGTCTTGAAGCTTGAAACAACATGGATGATAatccaaaattccaaatttcaaaaGATTCTCAATTCCACTAAGCCTATAGAAAGATTCCTATGAAAAAGTATGGTAGCAGTCTAGCAGACACATATGCTCATGAAACAGAGACCAAGAGAGAGATGGTGATACATGGTTTTTGTCATCGGTGTCAACATCCGTCGAAGTGTCAGTCTGCTGGCTGTTGTCAGCCATGGCTGAATTATCACCCCAATTCTCAAAGTGTCCGTTTCCGGACGACGTCGTCCCTTTCTGCTGCTGGTACATGTATGGCTGCTGCTGTCCTGTGTCCACACACCCTCCTCCTCCTGTTCCGGTTATAGTTGATTCTATGTCCAAACACCCGCCAACGTTCAAGGTCCCGTACTGCAAGCTATCAGGTACACCGCCAACATTGTTTGCTTTTAAGCTGAACATGGAGCCTACACCAGATTAAAACCCAtatattagagagagaaagagacagaaaggaggagagagagagagagagacggagaGGATACTTGGGCTTAAAACAACAGCATCATCGTGAGGGAAGGCGGTAGCGGACTGTTCAAGCTCTCCAAGATCCGTAAAACGCGTTTGGTTCCGGTCACTGTCGTCTCCCCTGTTTTTTCACAGCGCAGAAAAAACAGAGCAATTGGGTTTATCTTTTACTGCTAAAAATCCGTATACTTCCATAAATTTCAAGACTTTATGTTTTTTACGCACAACCCATTTCTCATACGCCATTAAAACAAAACCCAGTAGAAGAAAAAACGTAAACATAACCAGTAAGAAGAGGGGAGAAAGAGAGACCTGAAGTAGAAGGAAGAGTGGGAGTAGAATTCTGGGTTTGTTGACGCTGCTTTGAAGCTCTGCATTTTTTTTACTGATTGGGTTGTGATTCCTTCTGCCTGTATCACTTTAAAGCAAAGAAAAGGTAAAAAACGAAGATCTTCATACGACCTTTTACAGtggagaagggggagagagagagcagggTGAGTGAAGTGAAGAAAATCTGGATGTAGCTTTAAGAAGAGGATAGCGTATCAGGACAccctttttaataaattttaaaacaacAGGCTTTTTATTATTGCTTTCTGACTTGGGATTTTAGCTTCCCAATACCCCCAGAgcgagagagcgagagagagagagagagaggagagagaggggccTTACGTTTCCTCAGTCTCTCGCTTTAGAGCGTTTCGAACACTCTCTCCAGTCTTGGCCTTTTCACTCTGCTACAAGCCTACAATCTCTGCTCTGTTTATGCTTATGAAGCAAAAGCAAAATCCAATGtattttgaaaacccaaatcgAGAAAATGATGTAAAAATTGAGGAGGAGGAGCGTGGGACAACTAGTCCACTTGGCCCAAGGCAAATAAGACCCCTATGTTGTTGATTCTTTTAGCTCCAGGGTCTGTTCCTGTACTCAAGAGTATAgagtagtagtgtttagggttctttctcttttcttctctctagaATAACTCTTAGGAAGTGGAATTCAAATCAATCATGTATTATTAGCATATCAAAATTTATGATTGTGTGTGATTAGTTTgaaatattaatgtaatgtcATTTTATCGTAAGAGCACTTCCATCGGAGGCACATTAGGCCAGCATCCAGTAAAAAAATCAGGTTGGGACTCAATCAATCCACTCCAGCCCACAAACTTGTCTGAcacccagcccaagctggtCTCCAGGCCAGCCCAAACTTGACTGACCAAGGGACCGGccccttttttgttttgtgcctGATGCGTGGCGTTCATGCGGTCGTGGGCGCGAGTACCCGACAGCCGTTCAAAGGCGGTGCCTGTGGCGCAGGTGCACTCACATTTCACCCTAGGTAGGCGACGTGGCCCACtgtctgccgttggatttccaacggctagtttttctagaccgttgtttttccaacggtaaaaaaaaatgaatttcacTTTTGATCTGGACCGTCAGATcatagatcaacggtccacgttttttccccaaaaatttattcttttataaaaaaaataaaaatattttaaatggactAGGTGCCAgcgtatttttttaggggtggagatgcccttggcctattactgttcattaaggtcTATTATTGTTCACTAAGTGAATAAATGCGTTGTGGGTTGTCATATTTGTGTTAGCGGTAGAACTGTTCTAAGAGAGAAACTTTTGTGAAACACTGAGATTTCATCGCGGTATCCTAAACAAAAAATGCAAGCCAAACAAAAGAAGTTAAATTTTGTATCTAAGGTTTGAGTTGTCATATTAGTACTTAAAGTTTAGGCAAGGCATTCTCCATTGTAGGTAAAGAGTAGAGAGGAGTAACGTTTAGATCTCTTTGCATTAAAACAGAGATCCCTACGACGCTGCGTCAAATTAATCACCCATTATTATATGAAAATGTTAAAACGCATAACCGTGTGCGAGATAACGACACAATTTCATGTATTCTCTTTGGGTAAAAAagtttctctcctctctttctctaccTCTCTCAGTCTCTCAATCCATCTATCTCTATAGACTGTATACAATTATTATTTACTAGTAGGACTGTAAGTCCTGCAGCTGCAATATACGTACGAATCATGGGGAAGGGTGTCAGCGCGCGAAAAATGATGGATGCGAAAATCAGATTATTTTGCAGATGAGGCCAAAAATAGAACGAGATCCTCTCACGATCTTTTTATGAGGATCCTAGGTATTCTCTGTTCGTATTCGTTTACAGTATATCGTTCGATCagaattattataatttttttatttaaaatttaatataaacagtatttgacaaaaattgatgcacgatatacgataaacggacacGAAAGGATCCTCATTCCCAAAAATAAGAGTAGTTTAacattaaaataatttaatcattaatCAATtcccaattatttttttaattattaaggGGTTGCTTGCTTGAAAGGAATGGCAAGACAGGCAGCAGTTGTGGTTTTAGCCGTAGAAGTGTGTGGCAGACTCAGCAGGAACACCAGAAGCCTCTCTTGTCCTGTATTTCTTGTTGTAAATATATTAGGGGTGTAAGTAGATTAACACATATTTGCGTTTTTGGATTTGCATTACATTTATTGTGCGTCCCAAAGCCGAAAAGAATATGACGCATTTCATACGGCAATCGTACGCTTTGATGGCGTGTCCCTTTCGCTCTTTCTGCCGCTGGTTTTTCGTCTTTTCTGTGTTTTTCTCTCTTGATGCTCTCTGCTCGCTCTGTGGTACTAGTTGGTGATTCAATGTGTGTGCCCCTCACGTGACCTAAGGGATCTATGGATGATACGGAAAACTGCTTCTCTAAGAATCACTTGTAAtcataagtgttttttttatttttatcaaagtACTTATTCTGTGTTTTGATTTTTCAGATACAAAGATAAATATTTTAGATAAAAGACATGCAATCTTTGATTGCATGTAACAAATGCAAAtcaaagtgttatctttccatGAATTGATAATTCACAAGTTACATACAATCGAgacatcaaaacaaaaaaaccaagtTATGAACAAAAACAAGTGATACCTCCAACGGGTACATCCGGTTAACGGAAGTAACAAATCCATCAGAAGAAGAACCTTTGAGAGCCTGAGAGCAAGGAACAACGGAGTTGCTTCCTCAGTCTCATTGTTCTCTTCTCAACTCTAATCCAACGACGTGAACGTATATATATGGTCATAGCTCTGCCTAACCAATTAACTTCAAAGATCCTATAACAGTGTACATGTTTTATCGCAGGTAACTTTTCAGGCGGGGAGTGTTTCTTGTGTGTGGTTATCAAGGTGATGGTGGGTCAACACTTCCCTCGCTCGCGAGCTCCTATGTTGAAGACGCTGGTGTAGCATCTCCGACATCTGGTTGAAGAACTCAGCATCCCACCTGCGAATCAACAAGGGGTCTTCTgcataacaaatataaatagATGTAACGGCACTTTCCACAACCACCATCGCCAGCCCCACCTGAAAATACATGATCCATGCTAAGGTTTTCTACGCTCAAGAAAATATGAACAAAATTACAAGACGATCAAAGGTCAAAATCCATCTCAACTTGAACAAAGATCCTGATTCAAGAAACTTACCAAGACCATTCCCATCAACATTGCAGTGGACCCCACCATAACCACTCTGTCCCTGTACTTAATCCATGTCCAGATCCCGGCGGAAGTTCCAGTAATAAGCCCGCCCAAAACTGTTCCCATCAATAAAACCGCACCTGAACAATCGTAGGCAACAAGAGCCTCCACTCCAGTAGACTGAAATAACTCCCAGGCATCCCTCGCTGAATGATTGAATCCTTTGCCAGAAACAGCTATCTGTAGGGAACGACGTCACTCACAAATAACTACTTCTACACAACTTAAACAAAACGGCAAGAACTAAGTGATGGTCACTTAGGGTTGAGATAGCACCACTGGAAAACGAGGATGATCAGTTTTAGGCAAATAATGTTGTAATTAGATACAAGGAGAGCAACATGTGAAGGGAAAATCAAGTTGTTAAACTTCAAATATAATCAGCCAACCTGCCTTGTACTAGAAGTCTCACATTTAAAATTATGACCCCTCTGTTTTTTACTAAAATAAATATTACTGTTGTTAATATTTAGGGTAACAATTTTGGTGTTCCTTTTAACAAGATGCAAGGATTGGTATTTGTTGTTGAATTTTGCCAATTGCATACAAAGGTTGTGAGGTTACTATGCAGCATTACTTGCAGTGCACCAGttctttttggacaaaaatatgTTGCTTTAATctcaattgaaaattaaaacgaCAGCGTTTGTTAACAGAAAACTACCTGCACATAGGCATACTTGTTAAAGAAACGGACAAGAGTCTCCACTAGATGAAAGAGAAAATCAACACAGCAAAGTAGACACTCGTTGTTGCCTATCTTGGACCGGACTCCCCTGATCTGAAATATGTTTCAAAATTGTAAGAACTAAGATACTCATTCTCAAACTTAAACAGAAATATAAGGAAATCATCGTTCAGAAAAGCAAACACATGTCTGTGTACCTTCCACCGCAGTGTCCGAATGAAAGCTGTGAAAAGTGAACCATAGCAGATACTGCCAAAAGAAGTTGTGACTGCATACCGAAGAGACTTCATCAGTGAGTTTGGAGGCATTGATGGTGCCTCCCTACCACCATGGATAAGAACAAGAAACATCATCCCAGACACTATAACATGCACAGTATTACAGAGTACTGCACCCGTCCAAAATAAGCTTATAGAGAGAACCTAAGTACATGTGTGACAGCATTATTAACGTCGTTAGCTGAGGCATTTTAATTGTTATATCGCATCCATATACCAATAACAATAATGAAAGAAGAGCAAAACTTGCCAGCTCACCACAAGAAGCCACCAGCGTCCACCATCTCCAATGCTTGACGCTACAACACCAGCTGCCCCGAAGGACCATAATACCATCCATAAAAGCATAATAAGCATGAAAGCATATGCTACTCTCATAACTTCACGAAGACTCCATACCATCTTGACAGCTGCTTGCAGCACCAGCATGGTAAAGGGAAGTCTATTGATTAATAATAAAGTCAGAAAGACTGCAAAGGGATCTGATCATTCCATTTCTAATTAGATATAAATTAAGACAATCCACAAGTGCAAAGAATTGT
Proteins encoded in this window:
- the LOC126594836 gene encoding uncharacterized protein LOC126594836; its protein translation is MEMLTNANLAFEDESAYVDDDDVFFAEIRSQILALTSDNEEFPDSKSAKYDSFSRSVTKRPAGHIISSSLGYISWLGNKNSSNYAVPASLAKLWENSNVTGTGVFIPQAVKSRRDCRPRRMNNDRRRTYKRVENMNKQS
- the LOC126594830 gene encoding transcription factor TGA2.3-like, which codes for MQSFKAASTNPEFYSHSSFYFRGDDSDRNQTRFTDLGELEQSATAFPHDDAVVLSPSSMFSLKANNVGGVPDSLQYGTLNVGGCLDIESTITGTGGGGCVDTGQQQPYMYQQQKGTTSSGNGHFENWGDNSAMADNSQQTDTSTDVDTDDKNHLHGVQHGALMVVDSTEQAKERTTGDQKTLRRLAQNREAARKSRLRKKAYVQQLENSRLRLSQLEQELQRARQQGIFIADGLPGDHGHSVAGNGALTFNLEYARWLEEHQRLIHDMRSAVNSHMGDNELRILVDSVMTHYDEIFRLKSIAAKIDVFHMLSGMWKTPAERCFMWLGGFRSSELLKILGNHLEPLTDQQLMGICNLQQSSQQAEDALSQGMEALQQSLVETLSSPIHCPTGSDNVADYMGQMAIAMGKLATLENFLHQADLLRQQTLQQLHRILTTRQAARALLVISDYFSRLRALSSLWQARPRD
- the LOC126594828 gene encoding uncharacterized protein LOC126594828 isoform X1 — encoded protein: MNNICHSSSASSTSTSSSINTADPNVVSSRRSVDGGQALAAEPSRRWRDIFWLGVFLIHLILVGCALTVLGTNRFKKTDRLNIDRYTQRFLENERGLTENYWLLYALAGGVGTLLGWTWLFFLRSQATHMMKVAVHILTTYLAVISVLLFWMEQFFWGVAFAIGAVLQFMYVLSIVDRLPFTMLVLQAAVKMVWSLREVMRVAYAFMLIMLLWMVLWSFGAAGVVASSIGDGGRWWLLVVLSISLFWTGAVLCNTVHVIVSGMMFLVLIHGGREAPSMPPNSLMKSLRYAVTTSFGSICYGSLFTAFIRTLRWKIRGVRSKIGNNECLLCCVDFLFHLVETLVRFFNKYAYVQIAVSGKGFNHSARDAWELFQSTGVEALVAYDCSGAVLLMGTVLGGLITGTSAGIWTWIKYRDRVVMVGSTAMLMGMVLKTLAWIMYFQVGLAMVVVESAVTSIYICYAEDPLLIRRWDAEFFNQMSEMLHQRLQHRSSRAREVLTHHHLDNHTQETLPA
- the LOC126594828 gene encoding uncharacterized protein LOC126594828 isoform X2, whose protein sequence is MNNICHSSSASSTSTSSSINTADPNVVSSRRSVDGGQALAAEPSRRWRDIFWLGVFLIHLILVGCALTVLGTNRFKKTDRLNIDRYTQRFLENERGLTENYWLLYALAGGVGTLLGWTWLFFLRSQATHMMKVAVHILTTYLAVISVLLFWMEQFFWGVAFAIGAVLQFMYVLSIVDRLPFTMLVLQAAVKMVWSLREVMRVAYAFMLIMLLWMVLWSFGAAGVVASSIGDGGRWWLLVVLSISLFWTGAVLCNTVHVIVSGMMFLVLIHGGREAPSMPPNSLMKSLRYAVTTSFGSICYGSLFTAFIRTLRWKIRGVRSKIGNNECLLCCVDFLFHLVETLVRFFNKYAYVQIAVSGKGFNHSARDAWELFQSTGVEALVAYDCSGAVLLMGTVLGGLITGTSAGIWTWIKYRDRVVMVGSTAMLMGMVLVGLAMVVVESAVTSIYICYAEDPLLIRRWDAEFFNQMSEMLHQRLQHRSSRAREVLTHHHLDNHTQETLPA